A genome region from Candidatus Zixiibacteriota bacterium includes the following:
- a CDS encoding ABC transporter substrate-binding protein, whose amino-acid sequence MAGASETRSATAAPKKLRLAYAGWDIGTAVAYVGVDSGLFKKHAIEVEELPIRDTLSAGVHALLGIDMLIGSGNPVPMLQPVLSGADLVFFGSHISMQQFGMGVVPSISELKDLKGKKVGVGALGARSDLAARVMLRRAGLDPVQDVEIVAAGLSPARAIAISKNLVQAAPLSPEVAAEARKLGIRILETKSVPVVTDLLLTTRSFIRREEETMRRFLKGYAAAIHHFVTRREESLAIIKKYFPASQSGTVETMYDSFAAQLRPLPELNTEAIQALVDVTSVVDRRAQRLKPADIIEPRFLEELKGSRFLKDLYTEKVSL is encoded by the coding sequence TTGGCAGGGGCAAGCGAAACGCGTTCCGCGACCGCCGCCCCCAAGAAGCTCCGCCTGGCTTACGCCGGCTGGGACATCGGAACCGCCGTAGCGTACGTGGGGGTCGACTCCGGGCTGTTCAAGAAACACGCGATCGAGGTCGAAGAGCTTCCCATCAGGGACACCCTCTCCGCCGGCGTGCACGCGCTGCTCGGGATCGACATGCTGATCGGCTCGGGCAATCCCGTCCCGATGCTGCAGCCGGTGCTGAGCGGCGCTGATCTGGTCTTTTTCGGCTCGCACATCAGCATGCAGCAGTTCGGCATGGGGGTCGTCCCCTCCATTTCCGAGCTGAAGGATCTCAAGGGCAAGAAAGTCGGCGTCGGCGCGCTCGGCGCGCGCTCGGACCTCGCCGCCCGGGTGATGCTCCGCCGCGCGGGTCTCGATCCCGTCCAGGACGTGGAGATCGTTGCTGCAGGGCTCTCGCCGGCGCGGGCGATCGCGATCTCGAAGAACCTCGTCCAGGCGGCGCCGCTCAGCCCGGAAGTGGCGGCGGAGGCCCGAAAACTGGGGATTCGCATCCTGGAGACCAAGTCCGTGCCAGTGGTGACGGACCTGCTCCTGACCACGCGCTCCTTTATCAGGCGGGAAGAAGAAACCATGCGCCGCTTCCTGAAAGGCTACGCGGCCGCCATCCATCATTTCGTCACCCGGCGCGAAGAGAGCCTGGCGATCATCAAGAAGTATTTCCCCGCCAGCCAGAGCGGCACGGTGGAGACGATGTACGACAGCTTCGCCGCGCAGCTTCGGCCGCTTCCGGAGCTCAACACCGAGGCGATCCAGGCGCTCGTGGACGTCACCAGCGTTGTCGACCGGCGCGCGCAGCGGCTCAAACCCGCCGATATCATCGAGCCCCGGTTTCTCGAAGAGCTCAAGGGCAGCAGGTTCCTCAAGGACCTGTACACCGAAAAAGTCAGCCTCTAG